The following proteins are co-located in the Paenibacillus sp. JNUCC32 genome:
- a CDS encoding TetR/AcrR family transcriptional regulator, whose translation MRKAVSVDTYVEKIKPIIRKTKFSQLKVDDLAKYMDISKVTLYKHFSSKDDIIEQVVDYYIDYSKKADTVVKDDSVSFLDRFQLTFLQSLMCAAYISDLFLQDLKEFYPHHFENLSVALQNRNKSLQTFFESGMEQQVFNRLNAVLFMVQDDAVLRRFIEPSFSIQYDITVKQAIMDFYYMKQYQLLKPEYLKMIDDSDMERKIVHILQAIS comes from the coding sequence GTGAGAAAAGCTGTGAGTGTAGATACATATGTGGAAAAAATAAAACCCATTATAAGAAAAACAAAATTCAGCCAACTGAAAGTCGACGATCTCGCAAAATATATGGATATCAGCAAAGTGACGCTCTATAAGCATTTTTCCTCCAAAGACGACATCATCGAACAAGTCGTGGATTATTACATTGATTATTCGAAGAAGGCTGACACCGTTGTGAAAGACGATTCCGTCTCTTTTTTGGATCGTTTTCAATTAACATTTTTACAATCTTTGATGTGTGCCGCGTATATCTCTGATTTGTTCTTGCAAGATCTGAAGGAATTTTATCCACACCATTTTGAGAATCTGTCCGTTGCCCTGCAAAATCGGAATAAAAGCTTACAAACTTTTTTTGAATCCGGTATGGAGCAACAGGTTTTCAACAGATTGAATGCCGTGTTGTTTATGGTTCAAGATGACGCTGTTCTGCGACGCTTTATCGAGCCGTCATTTTCGATTCAGTATGATATCACTGTGAAACAAGCGATTATGGATTTCTATTACATGAAGCAGTATCAATTGCTCAAACCTGAATATCTGAAGATGATTGACGACTCCGATATGGAAAGGAAGATCGTTCATATTTTGCAAGCCATTTCGTAA
- a CDS encoding SDR family oxidoreductase: MESFSKGKFSGKKVVITGGSSGIGLATAKLLVDEGAHVLITGRTQATLDAAREQLGSHAIAVLSDAASLKDIAALADRVEAEFGTVDALFVNAGVTGFVPFEAMTEEKYDEILTINAKGPYFTVQKLAPLLGSGSGVVLTTSIVNVVGLPMLSAYAASKAALRSMTRGLARELLPRNIRVNAVSPGVIDTGIMEKSMPEEAAEQTKAQMRQQIPMLRLGDPVEVAKAVAFLAFEATYTTGAEFPVDGGGSQI, translated from the coding sequence ATGGAATCATTCAGTAAGGGCAAATTTTCTGGAAAAAAGGTCGTGATCACGGGAGGCAGCAGCGGAATCGGCCTTGCGACGGCGAAATTGCTAGTGGATGAAGGCGCACACGTTCTGATTACCGGACGTACTCAGGCGACGCTGGATGCGGCTCGTGAACAACTCGGAAGCCACGCGATCGCGGTCTTAAGCGATGCCGCCTCATTGAAGGATATCGCCGCATTAGCCGATCGAGTGGAGGCTGAATTTGGAACCGTAGATGCCCTGTTCGTTAACGCCGGTGTCACGGGGTTTGTCCCTTTCGAAGCAATGACAGAAGAAAAGTACGACGAGATACTTACAATCAATGCCAAAGGACCGTACTTTACCGTGCAGAAACTCGCTCCGCTGTTAGGCTCAGGTAGCGGGGTAGTCCTTACCACCTCAATCGTGAACGTAGTGGGTCTCCCAATGCTCAGTGCTTACGCAGCTAGTAAGGCAGCGCTGCGCTCCATGACTCGAGGTCTGGCGCGCGAGTTATTACCACGAAATATTCGCGTCAACGCAGTCAGTCCCGGCGTTATTGACACAGGCATCATGGAAAAGTCAATGCCTGAAGAAGCTGCCGAACAGACAAAGGCACAGATGAGACAGCAGATTCCAATGCTGCGTTTAGGCGATCCAGTCGAGGTAGCCAAGGCTGTTGCATTTCTAGCATTTGAGGCCACCTATACCACCGGGGCTGAGTTCCCTGTC